A window of the Archocentrus centrarchus isolate MPI-CPG fArcCen1 chromosome 17, fArcCen1, whole genome shotgun sequence genome harbors these coding sequences:
- the LOC115795677 gene encoding interleukin-12 subunit alpha — protein sequence MPLINLYFTPALVLLGLTCSLWPMSQSLPVMSNGPMADSCVSYARTLLFNITDVLNQKTLFSGIDCTKQNMELYKETSTPSVCTPQGSTCSGITTSTFHKESCVTSIGKDLNYYYKFLTAQPGPTVLFSLQELMENCFSSFLPSDVELREAAAELESSFDQRLRLCKVLKGFQVRAITISRVIAYMSSGIHTK from the exons ATgcccctcatcaacctct ACTTCACTCCTGCACTGGTGCTCCTAGGGCTCACCTGTTCTTTGTGGCCGATGAGCCAGTCTCTGCCAGTGATGAGCAACGGACCAATGGCTGACTCCTGTGTTTCATACGCAAGAACACTCCTATTTAATATCACGGATGTACTCAACCAG AAAACCCTGTTTAGTGGAATTGACTGCACGAAGCAGAACATGGAGCTGTACAAGGAGACCAGCACACCATCAGTGTGTACACCACAG GGATCAACATGCTCTGGAATCACCACATCTACATTTCATAAG GAGTCGTGTGTGACAAGCATTGGGAAAGATCTGAACTACTACTACAAATTTCTCACGGCTCAGCCTGGTCCTACTGTTCTGTTCAGTCTCCAAGAACTAATGGAG AACTGCttcagctcatttctgccatcaGATGTGGAATTAAGGGAG GCTGCCGCAGAACTTGAAAGCTCCTTTGACCAAAGACTGCGTCTCTGCAAAGTGTTGAAGGGCTTCCAGGTCCGTGCCATCACAATCAGCCGAGTCATCGCGTATATGAGCTCTGGCATACACACTAAATGA